The genomic segment CCAGCGCTTCTGTGACCTGATCCACTTTATAGTAATGAATACCGTCATGCAGGGTACGCAATAAATTGAAATGGTAGTGATCTTCTCTCAGACGGTCGATAATTTCGTTATCGAGGGGAGATCCTACTAAACGGACCTCGTGGCCATTTTCGTAAAGTGGGAAAGTCAATGCTGAGGCCATCTGTCCAGAACCGATTAAAGTTACAACGCTCATTTAATTCACTCCTTGTAAATGTTTTATAGGTGTATTCTATACCCTGTGGTGCAAATTTGTCAATAGAAAAATGGGCATAATTCCAAATTTAAGAAAATAATTTTTTCTATCTTGGGAAAAATTTCAACATCTGTTTTCAGAATTTTACATAAATAAAGGCTTTTTCCCTTGACATTCCTTTTCATTCTTTTTATAATGAAACCATAAAAGCCGGACAGCTTTTTGTTTTTATGGGAATAATTTCACAACATTGGAGGGGCTATGGATCTCAAAAAAATAAATCAGATTCTTCGTATATCAAAAATGTATTACGAAATGGATATGGGACAAATTGAAATTGCGGAAAAGGAAGGCATCAGTAAATCCAGCGTCAGCCGGCTGTTAAAGAGCGGTAAAGAAATGGGGCTGATCGAGGTGCGCATCAAGGAGCCAGTGCTTTCCTTCGGCGAGCTGGAAACCCAGCTTCTGGCTCATTTTCCGCTGAAGCGGGCGGTCATTGTGCCCGATTTGGTGGGCGACAAGCGGATTCTGGTCCACGATGTCTGCATGGCGCTGGCCCAGGAGCTTCCCCGCTATGTGGACGATGATTCCATCCTGGGCATTGCCTGGGGCAGTACCCTGGAGGTGCTGGCCGATTTGCTGCAGCCCATTAAGCGGCGCGGCGTCTCGGTGATCCAGCTCAACGGGGGCTACTCCCGGGCGGTTTATGAATCCAGCGCCCTGAACATTCTCAAGGATTTTGTGACCTGTGTGGACGGCACCGGCTACCAGATTCCGGCTCCCGCGGTGGTGGATGCGCCCTTTATCGCCGACGCCATCAAGCAGGATTCCCAGGTGGCACAGATTCTGTCCATGGCCGAACGGTGCCAGACCGCGGTGTTCTCTGTGGGCAATCTGGCGCGGCCGTCCATTATCTATGAGATGGGGCTGCTGTCCGACGCCCAGTACTGGGAGATGGAATCCAAGGGCTGTATCGGCGACATGT from the Eubacterium sp. 1001713B170207_170306_E7 genome contains:
- a CDS encoding sugar-binding domain-containing protein yields the protein MDLKKINQILRISKMYYEMDMGQIEIAEKEGISKSSVSRLLKSGKEMGLIEVRIKEPVLSFGELETQLLAHFPLKRAVIVPDLVGDKRILVHDVCMALAQELPRYVDDDSILGIAWGSTLEVLADLLQPIKRRGVSVIQLNGGYSRAVYESSALNILKDFVTCVDGTGYQIPAPAVVDAPFIADAIKQDSQVAQILSMAERCQTAVFSVGNLARPSIIYEMGLLSDAQYWEMESKGCIGDMCSHFINARGEIFDETLDRRVIAASLPVIKAIRNKLLVVSGVEKADIICATLRGGLADVLYIDAPTAAEVLKRSYENTEID